From the Oscarella lobularis chromosome 13, ooOscLobu1.1, whole genome shotgun sequence genome, one window contains:
- the LOC136194393 gene encoding protein mono-ADP-ribosyltransferase PARP14-like, with product MASVRPKQKIPPSKIYSKDDIQYREQKDFLGSGTFSEVYKCQLKRKGPSEEPEQTVALKILSQKKQQQKKTQQLRKEAEILLSLPEHENVVRCLGICKSKDFFGLLFEYVEGGDLSDLVGNDDNDDNDDGDGNDKEEDENEDGDEDGDDDDAADDDAAALDYTLADERKKFGELNAPIFDKWENRLDICRQISSGMAFLHENKVVHFDIKPENILLELSLGQLKCKITDFGLAKVRSDSNWTRTGKISKSRSGTRAFMAPERLQVRASALTSEDRMKSDVYSFGVTMWSMQEMKLSFDDAVGFEVLRKSSSRPAPVGYSEIMQKCTEPNPSDRPSFETLITWFDDVIKHFAAHHALQEPALQDVRKLLPVGRGRGRGLSFHSSEVAMRLSARPGSYGGGLFGAVPMTMGAVPLARHPSAWSRELAYGEHDSSVPSQSTVSEQRKMQLPLKEHETPGKNCVLLFGLPLNPDKEKVIRMVEKVINGKIVRYWGKDITKDERSCVRIELGNHKDRSLLWRKGGLQYDENTPVTIDVDCCEEYERNKFLISNITQKVTEEDLLFHIKSELADKSDSVADVKFLLKDGMKAIVTLSEAIADERMVNRLNETATEFEIDDGEKMVLEFSRIPSTLEVEVSDLGPEVTKAGLKRYISALPCSPLLEDIVKHPEKDAFFVKFRTVSDVQNIMDLSDLPPIRIRDGHRPRIRRHSEILSTSEGEVDLHLETPVVSPCFDVNEELEHPVVSPCSDVNEELEQPMTLHTASTFSVAPPRISPEVMNFVLNRDAPRRALDQLGELFWHEEEDEEESIFTIKSCDVYYDKMSAEEADKWQNDMERNFFQVYDQFGRRELTMTSSEFYKRMKDFATKENAGKGNEISIKEYSEKRKLVFIGEIAQVDRIYQPCSEKHSLLARDEEIVTERVSCPSLPHLDLLCSSNYFEDLEKVNVRLESRLVFINGPAYNVLQAKDRLESVLSDMKDRKISIGRDMAEFFQRGGLKEFNARLAGKGIKAISVDSQSSLHILAMNGEELSKAVYTYETSFTTEDIISFDKESLLMMQSEAMGIWIQEVSNNSKDVIIARGFGDAAAEQFLITGFNSIVTSVSIACYEYLAKNVLYEARRQLRTASIAKFLQRFLWKSFFDAVTAEMKEYKADVAIISGTRPQVVMKATKGGITELVKRVGVELAKIKIEHLMLKKHGLRRYVTAGSYEQDKKLIEDKESVIVSLDEGAEDPVFYAALQPKSTFVSAFMTPHAPLKRISLYTGDICEHQTDAIVNAANESLCHAGGLAARIIECAGDEVQDESYARLAKLPNGRVPTGDALKTGPGQLHTTKCIIHAVGPEWEGMHQSEDRKRLLLDAVRASMKIASESNFSCIAFPAISAGLFGGLSAVVADVMVKAVYDFFSEIPSTSLESVDFVMRPSDTDNVRCFNSSLDRMFRLAACAPAALSSSALPLSMSTFGLASGVCSDVVIAAPALAVPSPTAPAAPAAPAAPAASATAYKSPVIASASVKHSKSESCSFVVRVKSGDIAKQKANAIVSPANEDLNLALGETAKAISSAAGPQLQKDCFASVKAKGQLKSGGVRTTTGYNLPANCVIHACSAPTVKDICALVYECLMEAAQLDVKKIAFPALGTGELNFNIDDAADALFAGIERFRRKRPQSSLTKVLVVIYKSSHLSAYRQALDKRLMKIDLYSFSSSGEYLEAADQAILSNGCKFTIDCDDITKIQSEAIIATEGVVWEEVKKANPLLKADWEKRKQRLGTTPIEIPSSQLNPCHIFLIAPQKCDESSSHAANIQKIAPLVADCLIKADQKGLLSIALPAIGTSRLLFSNRLSCEAIIHGAKAFAANVSKPSLNNIKLIVFESGRLNDFEKELQQQFAPLSQEGCFDANNSLEGCFDTSNSLPSYFLNSFSPKPVKEIAAAEPKVVHATVIGATTNACSSAVKRLKEAMDKECISQKVKMELPNDIKEDELTAIAEEFDVGLVVKPSDEKPEIYLNGMRRDVFNAFEKVTTRLGDLLKEEKFKTEVTFLAEKVGWKWDDFKGKSELFSPEENMKLEFAYCNDKQKMHDLQLQGEKVTVDFTKMTLQNVRTKEMKKIGRRDFSVSGHACIPLSWEIYRMDEGHRLVLLSPKSKEYVEVSQSFTSTFASTSLLQIQKIERVENPRIYCKYEAEKKLLQDLRKSEIAAKRATLGKKLFHGTSTEDDCHKQIIANGFNRSYAGSKTGTKYGPGVYFAKRAELSHEYTKPDSNGNRIMFFCQVLLGRSTVGNPKMIEPPLINPKDSKTDRFDSTVDNVDDPTIFVSCYRDHLAYPTYLITYKR from the exons ATGGCGTCCGTGCGTCCGAAGCAAAAGATCCCTCCTAGCAAAATTTATAGCAAAGACGACATCCAGTACCGCGAgcaaaaagattttctcGGTTCGGGCACGTTTTCTGAAGTGTATAAATGTCagctgaagagaaaggggCCTTCTGAGGAGCCCGAACAAACGGTTGCGTTAAAAATTCTCAGCCAGAagaaacaacaacaaaa GAAAACTCAACAGCTACGCAAAGAAGCGGAAATCTTATTGTCCTTACCTGAGCATGAGAACGTAGTGCGCTGTTTGGGGATATGCAAGTCGAAAGACTTTTTTGGGTTACTGTTTGAGTACGTGGAGGGCGGCGACTTGTCCGATTTGGTGGgtaacgacgacaacgacgacaacgacgacggcgacggtaatgacaaagaggaggacgagaacgaagacggtgacgaagacggtgacgacgatgacgctgCTGATGATGACGCCGCCGCGCTCGACTATACTTTGGCAGatgaacgaaaaaaatttggaGAATTGAATGCGCCCATCTTCGACAAGTGGGAGAACCGGCTCGATATTTGCCGTCAGATCTCATCTGGAATGGCTTTTCTTCACGAGAATAAAGTCGTGCATTTTGATATCAAACCAGAAAACATTCTGTTGGAGCTGTCTTTGGGACAGCTGAAGTGCAAA ATTACTGACTTTGGGCTTGCTAAAGTTCGTTCAGATTCCAATTGGACAAGAACAGGAAAGATTTCCAAAAGCAGGAGCGGAACTCGTGCATTTATGGCGCCTGAGCGCTTACAGGTCCGTGCCTCTGCCTTAACTTCAGAAGATCGCATGAAAAGCGACGTCTACAG CTTTGGTGTCACGATGTGGTCAATGCAAGAAATGAAACTCTCTTTTG ATGATGCTGTAGGATTTGAGGTTTTGCGAAAGAGCTCCTCGCGTCCTGCGCCGGTTGGTTACTCGGAAATTATGCAGAAGTGCACGGAACCTAATCCATCTGACCGACCATCATTTGAAACTCTTATCACGTGGTTTGACGACGTTATAAAGCACTTCGCCGCTCATCACGCTCTACAGGAGCCAGCTCTGCAAG ATGTGCGGAAGCTTCTGCCTGTGGGCAGGGGTCGAGGGCGTGGTCTGTCCTTTCATAGCAGTGAAGTCGCGATGCGGCTGTCGGCAAGACCGGGTTCATACGGTGGGGGGTTATTCGGTGCTGTACCAATGACCATGGGTGCTGTTCCGTTAGCCCGGCACCCATCAGCATGGAGCCGAGAACTCGCGTATGGAGAACATGATAGCAGCGTTCCTTCTCAATCTACCGTGTCCGAACAACGAAAGATGCAACTACCTTTAAAAGAGCACGAAACGCCTGGAAAGAACTGCGTGCTACTCTTTGGTCTACCTCTAAACCCTGATAAGGAGAAAGTCATCAGGATGGTTGAAAAAGTTATAAACGGAAAAATTGTTAGGTATTGGGGCAAAGACATAACCAAAGACGAAAGGAGCTGCGTGCGTATTGAACTAGGAAATCATAAGG ATCGCTCTTTACTTTGGAGAAAAGGCGGTCTTCAGTATGATGAAAATACTCCGGTTACAATTGATGTTGATTGCTGTGAAGAATATGAGCGCAATAAGTTTCTTATAAGCAACATTACGCAAAAAGTTACTGAAGAAGATCTTTTGTTTCACATTAAAAGCGAGCTTGCGGATAAAAGTGACTCTGTAGCCGATGTAAAGTTTTTGTTGAAAGACGGCATGAAAGCAATTGTGACTCTAAGTGAAGCCATTGCTG ATGAGCGGATGGTCAATAGACTTAACGAAACGGCGACAgaatttgaaattgacgaTGGTGAAAAAATGGTCCTTGAATTTAGTCGTATCCCTTCTACTTTGGAGGTGGAGGTGTCGGATCTGGGCCCGGAAGTGACTAAGGCGGGTTTGAAGCGTTATATTTCCGCTCTTCCGTGTTCTCCGCTATTGGAGGACATAGTAAAACATCCAGAAAAAGACGCTTTTTTTGTGAAGTTTCGAACTGTGTCTG ACGTGCAAAACATTATGGATCTAAGTGATTTACCACCTATTCGCATTCGCGACGGTCATCGTCctcgaattcgtcgccaCAGCGAGATTCTTTCAACTTCTGAGGGCGAAGTGGACTTGCACTTGGAGACTCCTGTCGTGAGTCCTTGTTTTGACGTGAATGAGGAATTGGAGCATCCTGTCGTGAGTCCTTGTTCTGACGTGAATGAGGAATTGGAGCAGCCGATGACACTTCACACGGCTTCTACTTTCTCTGTAGCGCCACCACGAATTTCGCCCGAAGTTATGAATTTCGTTTTGAACAGGGATGCGCCTCGAAGAGCTCTGGATCAACTTGGCGAACTTTTCTGgcacgaagaagaagacgaagaagaaagcataTTTACAATTAAAAGTTGCGACGTGTACTATGATAAAATGTCAGCGGAAGAGGCAGATAAATGGCAGAACGATATGGAGCGAAACTTTTTCCAGGTGTACGACCAATTTGGACGTCGCGAACTAACCATGACATCATCGGAGTTCTATAAAAGAATGAAAGACTTTGCTACGAAGGAGAACGCGGGCAAAGGAAACGAGATTTCAATAAAAGAATATTCAGAGAAACGCAAGCTCGTATTTATTGGTGAAATAGCCCAAGTAGATCGAATTTATCAGCCTTGCTCGGAAAAGCATAGCTTGCTGGCACGAGATGAAGAAATAGTGACTGAACGAGTCAGTTGTCCATCACTTCCCCACCTAGATCTTCTGTGTTCTAGTAATTATTTTGAAGACTTGGAAAAAGTTAACGTTCGGCTCGAATCACGTCTGGTTTTTATTAACGGTCCAGCCTACAATGTTTTACAGGCGAAAGATCGGTTGGAAAGCGTTCTTTCGGATATGAAGGATCGCAAAATATCTATAGGTCGTGACATGGccgaattttttcaacgtGGCGGCCTGAAGGAATTTAATGCTCGACTTGCCGGAAAAGGCATCAAGGCTATTAGTGTCGATAGTCAATCAAGTCTTCACATTTTAGCTATGAACGGGGAGGAACTTAGTAAAGCAGTTTATACCTATGAAACAAGCTTTACTACAGAAGACATCATCTCCTTTGACAAAGAGAGCCTTTTGATGATGCAAAGTGAAGCAATGGGCATTTGGATACAAGAAGTGTCCAACAATTCTAAGGACGTCATTATAGCTAGAGGGTTTGGAGACGCAGCGGCAGAACAATTCTTGATAACAGGATTCAATTCGATAGTGACCTCTGTCAGCATTGCTTGCTACGAGTATCTTGCTAAAAATGTCCTGTACGAAGCTCGTCGACAACTGCGTACTGCTTCCATAGCAAAATTTCTTCAACGATTCCTCTGGAAATCGTTTTTCGATGCTGTTACCGCTGAGATGAAAGAATACAAAGCTGACGTTGCCATTATTAGTGGTACTCGTCCTCAAGTCGTGATGAAAGCCACGAAAGGTGGCATCACAGAGCTGGTAAAGCGAGTTGGCGTGGAATTGGCAAAGATCAAGATTGAACATTTGATGCTAAAGAAACACGGACTGCGCAGATATGTTACAGCTGGTTCTTACGAGCAAGATAAGAAGCTAATAGAAGACAAGGAGTCTGTCATTGTCTCGCTTGATGAAGGCGCTGAAGATCCCGTTTTTTATGCTGCTCTTCAGCCCAAATCAACCTTCGTTTCAGCTTTTATGACACCGCATGCACCGCTAAAAAGAATTAGTCTATACACTGGTGACATTTGCGAACACCAAACTGACGCTATTGTGAACGCAGCGAACGAAAGTCTTTGTCATGCGGGAGGCTTGGCGGCTCGCATAATCGAATGTGCTGGTGACGAAGTGCAAGACGAAAGTTATGCACGTTTAGCGAAACTACCGAATGGTCGTGTTCCGACCGGAGACGCTTTGAAAACCGGACCGGGTCAACTCCACACAACGAAGTGCATTATTCACGCTGTTGGACCGGAGTGGGAAGGCATGCATCAATCTGAAGATAGAAAAAGACTGCTATTGGATGCCGTCCGTGCATCTATGAAAATCGCTAGCGAATCAAACTTCTCTTGCATCGCTTTTCCAGCGATCAGCGCAGGCTTGTTTGGAGGTCTCAGTGCTGTTGTTGCCGACGTAATGGTTAAGGCAGTTTACGACTTTTTCTCCGAGATTCCTAGTACATCGCTCGAGTCCGTAGACTTTGTAATGCGTCCATCAGACACGGATAATGTTCGCTGCTTTAACAGCAGTCTGGATAGAATGTTCCGTCTAGCAGCTTGCGCACCTGCGGCGCTCAGTTCTTCCGCTTTGCCGCTGTCTATGTCTACGTTTGGTTTGGCTTCAGGTGTTTGTTCAGATGTGGTGATTGCTGCTCCTGCTCTTGCTGTTCCTTCTCCTACTGCTCCTGCTGCTCCTGCTGCTCCTGCTGCTCCTGCTGCCTCTGCTACTGCTTATAAATCTCCTGTCATTGCTTCAGCTTCCGTGAAGCATTCTAAATCAGAATCTTGTAGCTTTGTCGTTAGAGTAAAAAGCGGGGATATAGCAAAACAAAAG GCAAATGCAATTGTTAGCCCAGCAAATGAAGATCTCAACCTGGCCTTGGGCGAGACAGCTAAAGCAATTTCGAGTGCAGCTGGACCTCAGCTGCAGAAAGACTGCTTTGCTTCCGTTAAAGCAAAAGGGCAGTTGAAGTCTGGAGGAGTGCGGACCACCACTGGATACAATCTCCCTGCAAATTGTGTAATTCATGCGTGCTCTGCACCAACTGTTAAG GATATTTGCGCTCTGGTTTATGAGTGCTTGATGGAAGCAGCGCAGCTTGATGTCAAAAAGATTGCCTTTCCTGCACTTGGTACCGGAGAGTTGAATTTCAATattgacgacgccgccgacgcgctCTTTGCTGGAATTGAACGATTTCGGAGGAAACGGCCGCAGTCTAGCCTTACAAAAGTCTTAGTCGTCATTTATAAGAGCTCTCATCTCTCAGCGTATCGGCAAGCCTTGGACAAACGTCTCATGAAAATTGATTTATactctttctcgtcctcCGGAGAGTATCTAGAGGCTGCGGACCAGGCAATTTTGTCAAACGGTTGCAAATTCACAATTGATTGTGACGACATCACGAAGATTCAAAGTGAGGCTATTATTGCCACTGAAGGGGTTGTGTGGGAAGAGGTGAAGAAGGCTAATCCGTTGTTAAAAGCGGATTGggagaaacgaaagcaacgCCTAGGAACAACTCCGATAGAGATTCCTTCGTCTCAGCTAAACCCTTGTCACATTTTTCTTATTGCGCCTCAAAAATGCGATGAATCTTCTAGCCATGCAGCTAATATCCAAAAAATTGCTCCTTTGGTGGCGGATTGCCTTATAAAAGCGGATCAAAAAGGACTATTATCTATTGCTCTTCCTGCTATTGGAACATCCAGACTCTTGTTCAGCAACAGACTTTCTTGTGAAGCAATTATCCACGGCGCAAAGGCATTCGCTGCAAACGTTTCTAAACCGTCATTGAATAACATCAAGTTGATTGTTTTTGAGAGCGGTCGCTTAAACgactttgaaaaagaactgCAACAGCAGTTCGCCCCTCTTTCTCAAGAAGGGTGTTTTGATGCCAATAACTCTTTAGAAGGGTGTTTTGATACCAGTAACTCTTTGCCTTCGTATTTCTTGAACTCCTTTAGTCCAAAACCGGTTAAAGAGATTGCTGCTGCCGAGCCTAAAGTCGTACATGCAACGGTTATCGGTGCAACTACGAATGCTTGCTCTTCTGCCGTcaaacgtttgaaagaggCCATGGATAAAGAATGCATCAGCCAGAAAGTCAAAATGGAGCTGCCTAATGACATAAAAGAGGATGAGTTAACAGCAATAGCGGAGGAGTTTGACGTGGGTTTGGTTGTTAAACCTTCAGATGAGAAGCCAGAAATTTATCTAAACGGAATGCGCAGGGACGTCTTCAACgcttttgaaaaagttacCACACGGCTGGGCGACCtgctgaaagaagaaaagttcAAAACTGAAGTTACGTTTCTCGCAGAGAAAGTGGGCTGGAAATGGGATGACTTCAAGGGTAAGAGTGAGCTCTTTTCTCCGGAAGAAAACATGAAACTTGAGTTCGCTTATTGTAATGATAAGCAAAAAATGCATGACTTACAATTGCAAGGCGAAAAAGTGACCGTTGATTTTACCAAAATGACGCTGCAAAACGTGCGAACCAAGGAGATGAAGAAGATTGGTCGTCGAGACTTTAGCGTATCAG GGCACGCGTGTATTCCTTTATCATGGGAAATCTACCGAATGGACGAAGGTCATAGGCTTGTTCTCTTGTCGCCCAAAAGCAAAGAATATGTTGAAGTGTCGCAGAGTTTTACTTCAACGTTCGCTTCTACTTCGTTGTTgcaaattcaaaaaatagaACGAGTTGAAAATCCTCGAATCTACTGCAAATACGAGGCGGAAAAGAAACTTCTTCAGGATTtacgaaaaagcgaaattgCAGCTAAACGAGCTACCTTGGGGAAAAAACTTTTTCACGGGACGTCTACAGAAGACGATTGTCATAAGCAGATAATAGCCAACGGATTTAACCGCAGCTATGCGGGATCAAAGACCG GAACAAAATACGGTCCTGGCGTTTACTTCGCGAAACGAGCGGAGTTGTCACATGAATACACCAAGCCCGACAGCAACGGCAATCGAATCATGTTCTTTTGCCAAGTTCTTTTAGGCCGATCAACAGTCGGTAATCCGAAGATGATCGAGCCCCCACTAATCAATCCCAAAGATAGTAAGACTGACAGATTTGATTCAACTGttgacaacgtcgacgatccaaCAATTTTTGTCAGCTGTTATCGAGACCATCTAGCCTACCCAACCTACCTGATCACCTATAAAAGATAG
- the LOC136194394 gene encoding uncharacterized protein, producing the protein MDRTHSVLLVGSIDSEKRNSKPALALGITEALANGVENGDTPGASPDQSLIGNENDLLPRLEDARVGGGHRLHFGPPWVWGKVFDPAVVVTATMTPSATAGIDLCVLGQLCQQLNLRLDVDFCMNRPKKIRLAGSYDSLITFAETIEKPASFTGNLDSNAKGNTEVGKARLPPKGRNCTDKTQLESMTSSDDETQALPQTLGSNAAQPSPTATPTTPKANDLDSDDGCEKMTPGSAVSEEEKTESLSFQLNSLTVEYVRKVRHDELSCIEKRHGVQLLETIDRPMGTSMVSVELLSGERGTKALEEGYRKVRELCTDVSKLRFTEKKIPFPPGKTGFLSDLLRERLRPSVTRCLIEVNDQISLYGTQDDVKSTTDKISRIFTTAEFESRVPAIAGPLNDHGDKRDEFFARELRYYTKCGSIENENVDVVVCGINADIKQQSGAARAIFSAVGKDLENDCKTFLKKKAKTKFGAVMPFYVKGQPFQYAFFAVIHGGKTLQQSLKTAVGPGQSLTDIFFSCLEKAMEVKAKSIAVPALGCRCGLQTQECVETLLTTVDRFLEIFGRECLLEKIVFIDKDEDVVQEFKKQVSKMKQRDESLSVSNPSPRPASLTKASSPGHFDRHNEPDKAKRRSNSTSSDRDSGTGAVTASASKTIEDPCAICLTPPVQGQKNALPCGHTFCKQCIDKWFKEKPTCPSCGEAFGEVTGTQPVGTMTASTAPSPLPGYPGCGTIHILYKFPPGTQTKRHPNPGVPYDGTVRSAFLPDNKEGREIFGLLQKAFKAKLTFTVGRSRTTGAENQITWNDIHHKTRKDGGPLNFGYPDPAYLSRVRDELEAKGINELDSV; encoded by the exons ATGGATCGAACTCACTCTGTCCTTCTAGTCGGTTCAATCGACAGCGAAAAACGCAACTCAAAACCCGCTCTTGCTCTCGGAATAACCGAAGCCTTAGCGAACG GAGTCGAGAACGGTGACACGCCTGGTGCATCACCAGACCAATCCCTGATtggaaacgaaaacgacttACTTCCTAGACTCGAAGACGCCCGCGTAGGAGGCGGACATCGTTTGCATTTCGGACCCCCTTGGGTCTGGGGGAAG GTTTTTGACCCTGCAGTCGTCGTTACTGCGACGATGACTCCGTCCGCTACAGCAGGCATAGATTTGTGCGTGCTGGGGCAGCTTTGCCAACAGTTGAACCTACGATTAGACGTCGATTTCTGTATGAATCGACCAAAGAAAATCCGTCTCGCTGGCTCTTACGACAGTCTGATCACATTTGCCGAAACCATTGAAAAACCAGCTAGCTTCACTGGAAATTTAGATAGCAATGCCAAGGGAAATACTGAGGTAGGAAAGGCCAGGCTTCCACCCAAAGGCAGGAACTGCACAGATAAAACGCAATTAGAAAGTATGACGTCTTCTGATGATGAAACTCAAGCACTGCCTCAAACTCTTGGGTCTAACGCGGCACAGCCTTCTCCAACAGCTACTCCGACTACACCAAAGGCTAATGATCTAGACAGTGATGATGGATGTGAAAAAATGACTCCAGGAAGTGCCGTTTctgaagaggagaaaacCGAAAGTCTCTCATTCCAGCTAAATTCTCTGACAGTGGAGTATGTAAGAAAGGTCCGTCATGATGAACTGAGTTGCATAGAAAAGAGGCATGGGGTTCAGCTTTTAGAAACTATTGATCGCCCAATGGGCACTTCTATGGTTTCCGTCGAATTGTTATCTGGGGAAAGAGGTACTAAGGCTCTAGAGGAAGGCTACAGAAAAGTGCGGGAACTCTGCACGGATGTAAGCAAACTGCGGTTCACTGAGAAAAAGATTCCGTTTCCTCCTGGGAAGACTGGATTTCTCAGCGATTTGCTAAGAGAGAGACTGCGTCCGTCTGTGACTCGCTGTTTGATTGAAGTCAACGACCAAATTTCCTTGTATGGTACTcaggacgacgtcaaaagtaCAACTGATAAGATTTCTCGCATTTTCACAACGGCCGAGTTTGAGTCACGCGTTCCAGCTATTGCAGGGCCATTGAACGATCATGGCGATAAAAGAGACGAGTTTTTTGCAAGAGAGCTTCGATATTATACAAAGTGCGGCAGCatagagaacgagaacgttgACGTTGTCGTTTGCGGGATAAATGCCGACATAAAACAACAATCTGGTGCAGCAAGAGCCATTTTCAGCGCTGTAGGAAAAGATTTGGAAAATGATTGCAAGACGTTTCTcaaaaaaaaggcaaagacaaAGTTTGGCGCTGTAATGCCCTTTTATGTAAAAGGACAGCCGTTTCAGTACGCTTTCTTTGCTGTTATTCACGGAGGAAAAACCCTGCAGCAGTCACTGAAAACTGCAGTAGGTCCCGGTCAGTCCTTAACAGATATCTTTTTCAGCTGTCTCGAGAAAGCGATGGAAGTCAAGGCAAAGTCAATTGCTGTGCCGGCGCTGGGATGTCGTTGTGGACTTCAAACACAGGAATGTGTTGAGACGTTGCTTACTACTGTTGATCGgtttttggaaatttttGGAAGAGAGTGCTTATTGGAAAAAATAGTCTTCATTgataaagacgaagacgtcgttcagGAGTTTAAAAAGCAGGTTTCTAAGATGAAGCAACGAGATGAATCGCTTTCAGTTTCAAATCCTTCACCAAGGCCAGCGTCTTTAACCAAAGCATCATCACCTGGGCATTTTGACAGGCATAACGAACCGGACAAAGCCAAACGTCGTTCAAATTCGACATCTAGTGACCGCGATTCAG GAACAGGTGCAGTGACAGCTTCTGCATCGAAAACTATTGAAGACCCGTGCGCTATTTGCTTGACCCCGCCAGTTCAAGGGCAAAAGAACGCGCTTCCATGCGGGCACACATTTTGCAAGCAATGCATTGATAAGTGGTTTAAGGAGAAGCCTACGTGCCCCAGCTGTGGAGAAGCGTTTGGAGAAGTGACTGGTACCCAGCCAGTAGGCACTATGACAGCTTCCACGGCTCCTTCGCCTCTTCCTGGATATCCTGGCTGTGGAACTATACACATTTTGTACAAATTTCCACCTGGGACACAGACAAAAAGGCATCCTAATCCAGGAGTTCCCTATGATGGTACTGTTCGTTCTGCATTTCTGCCGGACAataaagaaggaagagaaatcTTCGGATTGCTGCAGAAAGCGTTTAAAGCAAAACTGACATTTACAGTCGGTCGATCGCGGACCACTGGAgctgaaaatcaaataaCGTGGAACGACATTCATCACAAGACTAGAAAGGACGGGGGACCTCTAAA cttTGGATATCCAGATCCTGCGTACTTATCCCGAGTGAGAGACGAGCTTGAAGCCAAAGGCATTAA CGAATTAGATAGTGTTTAG
- the LOC136194960 gene encoding uncharacterized protein: MMMMPLLFHWQLGILLSVSVADVIGQTYLAPLHSKITSLETSIRSLQSQLSKQNLKLDEQSRTIDCQSRTIDQQSRTINQQSSTLQEQKSSLAHMTDSFQSSGTNPVAHVYGHYPRKFTSGTVLNRWNLNKRHPTILAGGMMLSYGGLIVPFTGIYYIYRQLLLDARSGDASSCGFSLRVNSQRVAASHTYHNKPTGSDDHTKYTGVVRLLNKGDNITMQMLSTCTLYSHSFGEAFLGAFFVSFNISNNNRPAAQMYDSFSGSRSDGSLLPSWGDYYTFAAGGAVLTSYGVTVSVSGLYFVFGQLQVSPQSSGKYCGFRLQVGTIERCLRSLWLAQGMGMKRIPSTLD; this comes from the exons atgatgatgatgccaCTACTGTTCCACTGGCAACTTGGAATATTACTTTCTGTGAGCGTCGCAGATGTGATTGGTCAGACGTATTTGGCTCCGCTTCATTCAAAG atCACATCACTGGAAACGTCGATCAGAAGTCTGCAAAGCCAG CtttcaaaacaaaatttgaaattggaCGAGCAGTCGCGCACAATAGACTGTCAATCGCGCACAATAGACCAACAGTCACGAACAATAAACCAGCAGTCAAGCACACTTCAAGAGCAAAAGTCCTCTCTTGCGCACATG ACAGATTCGTTTCAGAGCTCGGGTACCAACCCTGTGGCTCACGTTTACGGGCACTACCCTCGCAAATTTACGTCAG GTACAGTGTTGAATCGATGGAACCTGAACAAGCGTCATCCTACAATACTTGCTGGAGGAATGATGCTGTCTTACGGCGGTCTGATAGTGCCATTTACTGGAATTTACTACATTTACAGACAGCTTCTGTTGGACGCTCGCTCAGGCGACGCCAGCAGCTGTGGTTTTAGCCTTAGGGTCAACTCACAGCGTGTGGCAGCATCTCACACGTACCACAACAAGCCAACAGGCTCAGATGACCATACCAAATACACAGGAGTGGTTCGATTATTGAACAAAGGAGACAACATAACAATGCAGATGCTATCGACTTGCACTTTGTATAGCCACTCTTTCGGCGAAGCGTTTCTTGGTGCATTCTTCGTGTCGTTTAATATTTCTAACAACAATCGTCCTGCCGCTCAAATGTATGATTCATTCAGCGGAAGTCGTTCCGATG GCTCACTACTGCCTAGTTGGGGTGACTACTACACTTTCGCCGCAGGAGGCGCAGTGTTGACCAGCTACGGAGTCACTGTCTCGGTTAGTGGTCTCTACTTTGTGTTTGGACAACTGCAGGTTAGTCCACAAAGCAGTGGGAAGTACTGCGGGTTTCGTTTGCAAGTTGGCACTATAGAACGGTGTCTGAGATCTTTATGGTTAGCACAAGGGATGGGTATGAAGCGCATACCCAGTACACTGGACTGA